The following are encoded in a window of Pseudomonas sp. JQ170C genomic DNA:
- a CDS encoding sigma-54-dependent transcriptional regulator: MTTEPLIDSRVQVILVDDDPHLRQALSQTLDLAGLKVLSLSDAQGLAGRIEQDWPGVLVSDIRMPGIDGLQLLEQVQAQDPELPVLLITGHGDVPLAVQAMRAGAYDFLEKPFASDALLDSVRRALALRRLVLDNRSLRLALSDRQQLSTRLVGQSAPMLRLREQIGALAGTRADVLILGETGAGKEVVARALHDLSSRRDGPFVAINAGALAESVVESELFGHEPGAFTGAQKRRIGKFEFANGGTLFLDEIESMSLDVQVKLLRLLQERVVERLGGNQQIPLDIRIIAATKEDLRQAADQGRFRADLYYRLNVAPLRIPPLRERGDDVLVLFQHFADAASERHGLPPHTLQPAQRALLLRHNWPGNVRELQNVAERFALGLELALDGEAPPPAHAQASPVNSGNLSDQVEQFERSLIAAELAQPHSSMRSLAEALGIPRKTLHDKLRKHGLSFADSNASTDEMEDNRP; encoded by the coding sequence ATGACGACCGAGCCGCTCATCGACAGCCGCGTTCAGGTGATTCTGGTCGACGACGACCCGCACCTGCGCCAGGCCCTGAGCCAGACCCTGGACCTTGCCGGCCTCAAGGTCTTGTCGCTGAGCGACGCCCAGGGCCTGGCCGGGCGTATTGAGCAGGACTGGCCCGGGGTGCTGGTCAGCGATATCCGCATGCCCGGTATCGACGGCCTGCAATTGTTGGAGCAGGTACAGGCCCAGGACCCGGAACTGCCGGTGCTGTTGATTACCGGCCACGGCGACGTGCCCCTGGCGGTGCAAGCCATGCGCGCCGGGGCCTACGACTTTCTTGAAAAGCCCTTCGCCAGCGATGCCCTGCTCGACAGTGTGCGCCGCGCCCTGGCCCTGCGCCGCCTGGTGCTGGACAACCGCAGCCTGCGCCTGGCCCTGAGTGACCGCCAGCAGTTAAGCACCCGCCTGGTGGGCCAGTCTGCACCAATGCTGCGCCTGCGCGAGCAGATCGGTGCGTTGGCCGGCACCCGTGCCGACGTGCTGATCCTCGGCGAAACCGGCGCCGGTAAAGAAGTGGTCGCGCGCGCCCTGCATGATTTGTCGAGCCGACGCGACGGCCCGTTTGTAGCCATCAACGCCGGCGCCCTGGCGGAGTCGGTGGTCGAAAGCGAGCTGTTCGGCCACGAGCCCGGCGCCTTTACCGGCGCCCAGAAGCGCCGGATCGGCAAGTTCGAGTTCGCCAACGGCGGCACGCTGTTCCTCGATGAAATCGAAAGCATGAGCCTGGATGTACAGGTCAAGCTGCTGCGCCTCTTGCAGGAGCGAGTGGTCGAGCGACTCGGTGGCAATCAGCAGATCCCCCTGGACATCCGCATCATCGCTGCCACCAAGGAAGACCTGCGCCAGGCCGCCGATCAGGGGCGCTTCCGTGCCGACCTGTATTACCGCCTGAACGTTGCACCGCTGCGCATCCCGCCGCTGCGCGAGCGCGGCGACGACGTCCTGGTGCTGTTCCAGCATTTTGCCGACGCCGCCAGCGAGCGTCACGGCCTGCCACCTCACACCTTGCAGCCCGCACAGCGTGCATTGCTGTTGCGCCATAACTGGCCGGGCAATGTCCGAGAGCTGCAGAATGTCGCGGAGCGCTTCGCTCTGGGCCTTGAGCTGGCCCTGGATGGCGAGGCGCCACCGCCCGCTCATGCCCAGGCCTCGCCGGTGAACAGCGGCAACCTCAGCGATCAGGTCGAACAGTTCGAGCGCTCGTTGATCGCCGCAGAGCTGGCTCAGCCGCACAGCTCCATGCGCAGCCTGGCCGAGGCCCTGGGCATTCCCCGCAAAACCCTGCACGACAAGCTGCGCAAGCATGGCCTGAGCTTCGCCGACAGCAACGCCAGCACTGACGAAATGGAGGACAACCGCCCATGA
- the cysQ gene encoding 3'(2'),5'-bisphosphate nucleotidase CysQ has protein sequence MTDVQLMQAVVELARQAGKAILPFWRADVAVTSKADDSPVTAADLAAHEVIAKGLRALAPQIPVLSEEDCEIPLGERQQWQRWWLVDPLDGTKEFIAGTEEFTVNIALIEQGRVVFGVVAIPTTGRCYYGGQGIGAWCAEADGAPHAIQVRLAPPAGQGFTVVASRRHSSPQQEALLAGLSSAVGELELANIGSSLKFCLLAEGAADCYPRLAPTSQWDTAAAQGVLEGAGGEVLGLDGQVFVYPPRESLLNPFFLALPAAAPWRERLLQLASTM, from the coding sequence ATGACCGATGTGCAACTGATGCAGGCAGTGGTTGAGCTGGCTCGCCAGGCGGGCAAGGCCATCCTGCCGTTCTGGCGTGCGGATGTTGCCGTGACGTCCAAAGCCGATGATTCCCCGGTTACCGCAGCCGACCTGGCCGCCCATGAGGTGATCGCCAAAGGCTTGCGCGCACTGGCCCCGCAGATCCCGGTGTTGTCTGAAGAAGACTGCGAGATCCCCCTCGGCGAGCGCCAGCAATGGCAGCGCTGGTGGCTGGTTGATCCGCTGGACGGTACCAAGGAGTTCATCGCCGGCACCGAGGAATTCACCGTCAATATCGCCCTGATCGAGCAAGGCCGTGTGGTGTTTGGGGTCGTGGCGATTCCTACCACTGGCCGCTGCTACTACGGTGGCCAGGGGATCGGCGCCTGGTGCGCCGAGGCCGATGGCGCACCGCACGCTATTCAAGTCCGTCTGGCACCGCCTGCGGGGCAAGGCTTTACCGTGGTGGCCAGCCGTCGCCATTCCAGCCCGCAGCAGGAAGCCTTGCTGGCTGGACTGAGTTCGGCGGTGGGCGAGCTGGAGCTGGCCAATATCGGCAGCTCGCTGAAGTTTTGCCTGTTGGCCGAAGGGGCTGCCGACTGCTATCCACGCCTGGCGCCAACGTCGCAGTGGGACACCGCCGCCGCCCAGGGTGTGCTGGAAGGTGCGGGCGGCGAAGTGCTGGGTCTGGATGGCCAGGTGTTCGTCTATCCGCCGCGCGAGTCGTTGCTCAATCCCTTCTTCCTGGCCCTGCCTGCCGCCGCCCCCTGGCGTGAGCGGCTGCTGCAATTGGCTTCAACGATGTAG
- a CDS encoding YiiD C-terminal domain-containing protein: MTTDSRYLESVLHGDIPLTREMGLQVLDWEQQRLRLQLPLEANVNHKSTMFGGSLYCAAVLVGWGWLHLRLREAGIDDGHIVIQEGQISYPLPVTGAAIAVCEAPEEKVWERFVATYQRRGRARLNLHTQVSNADSDEAAVMFSGQYVLHR, translated from the coding sequence ATGACCACGGACAGCCGCTACCTTGAATCGGTGCTGCACGGTGACATTCCCCTGACCCGCGAAATGGGCCTGCAGGTGCTCGACTGGGAACAGCAGCGCCTGCGCCTGCAGTTGCCGCTGGAGGCCAACGTCAATCACAAGAGCACCATGTTCGGCGGCAGCCTGTATTGCGCTGCCGTACTGGTCGGTTGGGGCTGGTTGCACCTGCGCCTGCGCGAGGCGGGGATCGACGATGGGCACATCGTCATTCAGGAAGGCCAGATCAGCTATCCGCTGCCGGTCACCGGCGCAGCCATCGCCGTGTGCGAGGCACCGGAGGAGAAAGTCTGGGAGCGCTTCGTCGCCACCTACCAGCGCCGTGGCCGGGCACGTCTGAACCTGCACACCCAGGTCAGCAACGCCGATAGCGATGAGGCCGCTGTCATGTTCAGCGGCCAGTACGTGCTACATCGTTGA